The Candidatus Limnocylindrales bacterium genome includes a window with the following:
- a CDS encoding DPP IV N-terminal domain-containing protein, producing MANQKRILCAILLSELLLPVAAARAVVPRQNGLLTFSRLDPGDLSGQVAIAAAEENAEVSIVTSVGTLNGDSAWSPDGACVVFYSNRDGGDAELYAMSASGDDQTRLTVYPAFDYWGVFSPDGTRLVFVSDRDGEYELYLFDLANGATRQLTKNDAIDFVPAWSPDGAKIAFSSNRDGDYEIYVMNADGTSPTRLTESPGMDIYPDWSPDNDRIAFATERSGAVGRDLWIMDVDGNNERSLVSLNGNQSEPAFSPDGTLIAFSSDTHIFLASSTDGSGLVQVTNDDGVDDRGPDWQTVGGDIAAGLCPTVTPKICGDANADGSIKASDALAVLKKGVASPVVCPKIRCDTDDSGSIVASDALRVLRVSVGQTVELDCPEVES from the coding sequence ATGGCGAACCAGAAACGAATCCTGTGCGCGATCCTCCTGTCCGAGCTTTTACTGCCTGTCGCTGCAGCGCGCGCCGTTGTGCCCCGACAGAACGGGCTTCTGACATTCAGCCGGCTCGATCCGGGCGACCTGAGCGGACAGGTCGCAATTGCAGCCGCCGAAGAAAACGCCGAGGTCTCGATCGTTACTTCCGTCGGAACGCTCAACGGCGACTCGGCGTGGTCCCCCGACGGCGCATGCGTCGTGTTCTATTCGAATCGCGACGGGGGCGACGCCGAGCTCTACGCGATGTCGGCAAGCGGCGACGACCAGACGCGACTGACCGTCTATCCCGCCTTCGATTACTGGGGCGTCTTCTCGCCCGATGGCACGAGACTCGTCTTCGTCTCCGACCGCGACGGCGAATACGAGCTCTACCTTTTCGACCTCGCGAATGGAGCCACGAGGCAGCTTACGAAGAATGACGCGATCGATTTCGTGCCGGCATGGTCTCCCGACGGGGCGAAAATCGCGTTCTCGTCGAATCGCGACGGCGACTACGAGATCTACGTGATGAATGCAGACGGCACGTCACCGACGCGCCTCACCGAAAGCCCGGGCATGGACATCTATCCGGACTGGTCTCCGGACAACGACCGCATCGCCTTCGCGACCGAACGCAGCGGAGCAGTCGGTCGCGATCTGTGGATCATGGACGTGGATGGTAACAACGAACGGTCTCTGGTCTCACTCAACGGAAACCAGAGCGAGCCCGCATTTTCTCCCGACGGAACGCTGATCGCGTTCAGCAGCGACACTCACATCTTTCTTGCCAGCTCGACCGACGGATCAGGGCTCGTGCAGGTGACGAACGACGATGGCGTCGACGATCGCGGACCCGACTGGCAGACCGTGGGCGGCGACATCGCCGCCGGCCTTTGTCCGACCGTTACGCCGAAGATCTGCGGCGACGCGAACGCCGACGGCAGCATCAAGGCGAGTGACGCGCTTGCCGTGCTGAAGAAGGGCGTCGCGAGCCCTGTGGTCTGTCCGAAGATTCGCTGTGATACCGACGACAGCGGATCCATCGTGGCATCGGATGCGCTGCGCGTGCTGCGTGTGTCGGTCGGTCAGACGGTCGAGCTCGATTGCCCGGAGGTCGAGAGCTGA
- a CDS encoding inositol monophosphatase family protein — MLERSRLACDLALRAGAVIRDAMGRRRNVEYKSAVDPVTDVDRRAQEVVVDGIRAAFPDDVVIAEEDEGQQRVDGPCWYIDPLDGTANFVHGLPHFAVSIAYFDNGRAEAAAVYDPCKDDLFRAERGGGAFLGDQRLAVSEVSELDRALLVTGFPYDRREHVDQYLAYFREFLLRAQDVRRYGSASLDLCYVAAGRFDGFWEWKLHPWDTAAGWLIVEEAGGRVTDFDASPYDPWLPRVLATNSRIHDQAVEVLRKITGK; from the coding sequence GTGCTCGAACGCTCGCGACTTGCCTGTGATCTCGCGCTGCGGGCGGGCGCCGTGATCCGCGACGCCATGGGCCGGCGCCGCAACGTCGAGTACAAATCGGCCGTCGATCCGGTGACCGACGTCGACCGCCGCGCCCAGGAGGTCGTTGTCGACGGCATCCGCGCTGCCTTCCCGGACGATGTCGTCATCGCCGAGGAGGATGAGGGACAGCAGCGCGTCGACGGGCCGTGCTGGTACATCGACCCGCTCGACGGCACCGCCAACTTCGTCCACGGCCTGCCCCACTTCGCCGTCTCGATCGCATACTTCGACAATGGCCGTGCCGAAGCGGCCGCGGTCTACGATCCGTGCAAGGACGACCTGTTTCGCGCCGAGCGCGGCGGCGGCGCGTTTCTCGGCGACCAGCGCCTTGCCGTCTCGGAGGTATCCGAGCTCGACCGCGCGCTGCTTGTTACGGGATTTCCCTATGACCGGCGCGAGCATGTCGACCAATACCTCGCGTACTTTCGCGAGTTCCTGCTGCGCGCCCAGGACGTCCGCCGGTACGGCTCCGCGAGCCTCGATCTCTGCTACGTGGCCGCCGGCCGCTTCGACGGATTCTGGGAATGGAAGCTCCATCCGTGGGACACCGCCGCAGGCTGGCTCATCGTCGAAGAAGCCGGCGGACGCGTCACCGACTTCGACGCCAGCCCCTACGACCCCTGGCTCCCGCGCGTCCTCGCCACCAACTCCCGCATCCACGACCAGGCCGTCGAGGTGCTGCGAAAGATCACAGGAAAATAA
- the ispE gene encoding 4-(cytidine 5'-diphospho)-2-C-methyl-D-erythritol kinase, which produces MRTSHTFPTRSLEVRAPAKVNLSLRVLGKRADGYHELDSLMFAVSLYDVLELRAAPSRSRSVACTVSGPEKVPGGQENLAARAAARVLERLGVDAKVSIRLRKTIPFGAGLGGGSSDAAAVIRVLPALMGRRLSTEDAHSIATSLGADVPFFLSCRPARARGIGERLTRLARVPDGALVIAVPSDRIDTAWAYKSALGRLTSGQVAPKNRPLPRNIDAVEAWFFNDFQRGVEQRVASVRRARESLEGLGARATVLSGSGSSVVGWFGGEALARIAASRYDGPGKAFAARVIRGAPRAAPHESGELR; this is translated from the coding sequence TTGCGCACTTCGCACACGTTTCCTACGCGGTCTCTCGAAGTTCGTGCACCGGCGAAGGTGAACCTTTCGCTTCGCGTGCTCGGCAAGAGAGCCGACGGCTATCACGAGCTCGACAGCCTGATGTTCGCGGTTTCGCTGTACGACGTGCTCGAGCTTCGCGCGGCGCCTTCGCGCAGCAGGTCGGTCGCATGCACGGTGAGCGGGCCCGAGAAAGTGCCCGGAGGGCAGGAGAACCTCGCGGCGCGCGCCGCCGCGCGCGTGCTCGAACGGCTCGGCGTGGACGCGAAGGTCTCGATCCGGCTTCGCAAGACCATACCGTTTGGCGCGGGGCTCGGCGGCGGAAGCAGCGATGCAGCCGCGGTCATCCGGGTCCTGCCCGCGCTCATGGGAAGGCGCCTGTCGACAGAGGACGCCCACTCGATCGCCACGTCGCTCGGGGCGGATGTCCCGTTCTTTCTTTCGTGCCGGCCCGCACGGGCGCGCGGAATCGGGGAGCGTCTGACACGTCTTGCGAGAGTTCCGGACGGCGCCCTGGTAATCGCGGTGCCGAGCGACCGGATCGACACGGCCTGGGCCTACAAGAGCGCGCTCGGACGTTTGACTTCCGGGCAGGTGGCCCCTAAAAACCGCCCTTTACCGCGAAACATCGACGCTGTGGAAGCGTGGTTTTTCAACGACTTCCAGCGCGGAGTCGAACAGCGGGTGGCTTCGGTTCGCCGCGCTCGCGAGAGCCTCGAAGGGCTTGGCGCACGAGCGACGGTTCTGTCCGGAAGCGGCTCGTCCGTGGTGGGCTGGTTTGGCGGCGAGGCACTCGCCCGCATCGCCGCTTCCCGGTACGACGGCCCCGGCAAGGCCTTCGCGGCAAGAGTGATTCGTGGAGCGCCTCGGGCGGCTCCGCACGAAAGTGGAGAGTTGCGGTAA
- a CDS encoding ribose-phosphate pyrophosphokinase: protein MNSIQVFAGNASMALADAICAHLGATRGRAEIRRFSDGEIFVEINDNVRGADVFVVQSTSSPGNDHLMELLLMLDALKRASAGRVTAVVPYYGYARQDRKVSPRVPISAKLVADLIVTAGASRVMTMELHAGQIQGFFNVPVDNLYSNPVLLPYISEAVTGMPLAVVSPDAGGVERARAYAKRLEATLAIIDKRRVRANQVEEMRIIGDVTGCAAVIIDDMIDTAGTVCAAATAIIEAGAKRVLACTTHGVLSGPAVDRISASRLDTVITTDTIAPTAAVLANPKIRIVSVAPFMAEAIRRTHQEESISSLFE, encoded by the coding sequence ATGAACTCGATCCAGGTCTTCGCCGGAAACGCCAGCATGGCACTCGCCGATGCGATCTGCGCGCATCTCGGTGCGACACGCGGCCGCGCGGAGATCCGGCGTTTCAGCGACGGCGAGATCTTCGTCGAGATCAACGACAACGTGCGCGGCGCCGACGTGTTCGTCGTGCAGTCGACGTCGTCGCCCGGCAACGATCACCTGATGGAGCTCCTGCTGATGCTCGATGCGCTCAAGCGCGCATCGGCAGGGCGCGTGACGGCCGTCGTGCCGTATTACGGGTACGCCCGCCAGGACCGCAAGGTTTCGCCGCGCGTACCGATCAGCGCCAAGCTCGTGGCCGACCTGATCGTGACCGCCGGTGCGTCGCGCGTGATGACGATGGAGCTTCACGCCGGGCAGATCCAGGGCTTCTTCAACGTTCCCGTCGACAACCTCTATTCGAACCCGGTGCTGCTGCCGTACATCTCGGAAGCTGTCACCGGCATGCCGCTCGCGGTGGTTTCGCCGGACGCCGGCGGCGTCGAGCGCGCGAGGGCGTACGCCAAGCGGCTCGAAGCGACGCTGGCGATCATCGACAAGCGCCGCGTGCGCGCGAACCAGGTTGAGGAAATGCGCATCATCGGCGACGTGACCGGATGCGCGGCGGTGATCATCGACGACATGATCGACACGGCGGGCACCGTCTGCGCGGCCGCCACGGCGATCATCGAAGCCGGCGCCAAGCGCGTGCTCGCGTGCACGACGCACGGAGTACTGTCCGGACCGGCCGTCGATCGCATCTCCGCATCGAGGCTCGACACCGTGATTACGACCGACACGATCGCGCCGACCGCGGCCGTGCTGGCCAACCCGAAGATCCGTATCGTTTCGGTTGCGCCGTTCATGGCCGAGGCCATTCGCAGGACGCACCAGGAAGAATCCATCAGCTCACTGTTCGAGTAA
- a CDS encoding 50S ribosomal protein L25 produces MRSIELNVVPRPVGESPRRLRKAGELPGVLYGAGSESVCVKMDAHEFNKSGLARAGAHLIKLRSAESSLDQGLALIQEIQGHPVSGTPIHVDFLRVDANKPVTTSIALAFTGRAKGLIDGGVLQPARREIEVRALPANLPEQIEVDVTALGIHDALHVADLALPEGVEAIYQDNFTIVSVLAPMVEATTGAPTEEAAAAAPAAAAAPAGS; encoded by the coding sequence ATGCGAAGTATCGAGCTCAATGTCGTTCCCCGGCCTGTTGGCGAATCGCCTCGCCGCCTGCGCAAAGCGGGCGAGCTGCCCGGGGTGCTCTACGGCGCCGGATCCGAAAGCGTCTGCGTCAAGATGGACGCCCACGAGTTCAACAAGAGCGGCCTGGCACGCGCCGGCGCGCATCTGATCAAGCTGCGCTCGGCCGAATCGTCGCTCGACCAGGGCCTCGCGCTGATCCAGGAGATCCAGGGCCATCCGGTTTCCGGAACGCCGATCCACGTCGATTTCCTGCGCGTCGATGCCAACAAGCCCGTCACGACGAGCATCGCGCTCGCGTTCACCGGCAGGGCAAAGGGCCTGATCGACGGCGGCGTGCTTCAGCCTGCGCGCCGCGAAATCGAAGTGCGCGCGCTGCCGGCCAACCTGCCCGAGCAGATCGAAGTCGACGTCACGGCGCTCGGCATTCACGACGCGCTCCACGTTGCCGACCTCGCGCTGCCCGAAGGCGTCGAGGCGATCTACCAGGACAACTTCACGATCGTCTCGGTACTGGCGCCGATGGTCGAAGCCACCACAGGAGCGCCGACCGAAGAGGCTGCCGCGGCTGCTCCGGCTGCCGCTGCTGCGCCTGCCGGCAGCTAA
- the pth gene encoding aminoacyl-tRNA hydrolase: MTAEPRFCVAGLGNPGEEYRQTRHNVGFQVADVIAARTGSDIRRPEYGALTARAMLGRSMVLVMKPQTYMNASGPAVAAALQDLGLPAASLIAIYDDLDLPLGRLRIRPEGGAGGHRGMASIIEHLGTTDFARVRVGIGRPAEGREVLEHVLSPFDADERELAAQAIEAAADAACHIVTNGIIPAMEAFNGR, translated from the coding sequence GTGACGGCCGAGCCCCGGTTCTGCGTCGCTGGACTCGGAAACCCGGGCGAGGAATACAGGCAAACGCGGCACAACGTCGGCTTTCAGGTAGCTGACGTCATTGCCGCCAGAACAGGTAGCGACATCCGGCGTCCCGAATACGGGGCACTGACGGCACGGGCGATGCTCGGCCGTTCCATGGTGTTGGTGATGAAACCGCAGACGTACATGAATGCCAGCGGCCCGGCTGTGGCCGCCGCCCTACAGGATCTCGGCCTTCCGGCCGCGAGCCTCATCGCCATCTACGACGACCTCGACTTGCCGCTCGGGCGGCTTCGCATCCGTCCGGAAGGCGGCGCCGGCGGTCATCGCGGCATGGCTTCGATCATCGAACATCTCGGCACCACGGACTTCGCACGCGTACGCGTCGGCATCGGCCGGCCGGCCGAGGGCAGGGAAGTCCTCGAGCACGTGCTTTCGCCGTTCGACGCGGACGAGCGCGAGCTCGCGGCGCAGGCCATCGAGGCGGCGGCGGACGCCGCCTGCCACATCGTCACCAACGGCATCATCCCGGCGATGGAGGCGTTCAACGGCCGCTGA
- the rpsF gene encoding 30S ribosomal protein S6, with product MRPYETLVVLRTDLGDEGAKLLTRFETVITGQGGSIDENRDWGVRDLAYPISKQRQGHYHLIEYQAEPQTVKELERNLRIVEGVLRFVSVQQEHTGLPEPRVREHYDRRDAPLSEMRSVDRPADGQAEAAAGGEEAAAEIEDIEIPADMNEEAGEVQ from the coding sequence ATGCGTCCATACGAAACATTGGTAGTGCTTCGCACCGATCTCGGCGACGAAGGGGCAAAGCTCCTCACGCGCTTCGAGACGGTCATTACGGGTCAGGGCGGCTCGATCGACGAGAACCGCGACTGGGGCGTGCGCGACCTCGCGTATCCGATCAGCAAGCAGCGGCAGGGCCACTACCATCTGATCGAGTACCAGGCCGAGCCGCAGACCGTCAAAGAGCTCGAGCGCAACCTTCGCATCGTCGAAGGCGTGCTGCGCTTCGTCAGCGTGCAGCAGGAACACACCGGGCTTCCCGAGCCGCGCGTGCGCGAGCACTACGACCGCCGCGACGCACCGCTTAGCGAGATGCGCAGCGTCGATCGCCCGGCCGATGGCCAGGCTGAAGCCGCGGCCGGCGGCGAGGAAGCGGCCGCTGAGATCGAAGACATCGAGATTCCGGCCGACATGAACGAAGAAGCCGGGGAGGTACAGTAA
- the rplI gene encoding 50S ribosomal protein L9, whose product MEVILREDVPSLGIIGEVVKVKPGYARNYLFPQGLAVPADRSNLKRLEHDKAVIEVKKQRERGTYERLADSLKGLRVEIEQRAGKGGKLFGSVTNIDVHRLIQEKGLEIDRRRIEMKEPLKEIGEFPVLVRVGQDITATVTVVVKAAGGMLEGGTDEAGSEASEA is encoded by the coding sequence ATGGAAGTAATTTTGCGAGAAGACGTGCCGTCGCTCGGAATCATCGGCGAGGTCGTCAAGGTGAAGCCCGGCTACGCGCGGAACTATCTTTTTCCGCAGGGGCTGGCCGTTCCGGCCGACCGCAGCAACCTGAAGCGCCTCGAGCACGACAAGGCCGTCATCGAGGTCAAGAAGCAGCGCGAACGCGGCACCTACGAGCGGCTCGCCGACAGCCTCAAGGGCCTTCGCGTCGAGATCGAGCAGCGCGCTGGCAAGGGCGGCAAGCTTTTCGGATCGGTGACCAACATCGACGTGCACCGCCTGATCCAGGAGAAGGGTCTCGAGATCGATCGCCGTCGCATCGAGATGAAAGAGCCCCTGAAGGAGATCGGAGAGTTTCCGGTGCTGGTCCGGGTCGGCCAGGACATCACCGCGACGGTGACGGTGGTCGTAAAGGCTGCCGGGGGTATGCTAGAGGGAGGTACCGACGAAGCCGGCTCCGAAGCTTCCGAGGCCTAG
- a CDS encoding DUF1329 domain-containing protein — protein sequence MIKAALCVLATLFSITPALAADVAPGQTITKDTADTVKDFVSPGVLWSVHNGMDLKIVPYEKIPIPVDYQKATEKYSAQVKLDDRNAVVDWVAGKPFPTISNDDPKAAVKIMYDFLNTHYFTDDLNLHLVDADTGSLYIDANGNRKYEVERHFVADWLRILPYTGRIHHEPIPAFPKNGDQAFRKSGLYPLIEPFDLKGVGGISIRYLDLLRQDDTWLYLPSLRRVRRLSSAQRSDALFGQDIDVDSYGGYAGQIPWFEWKLIGEKPMLASLHGTRLPPEPCKKDGGMTFCENWEMRPSVWIIEGKPKVAGYAYSKRIIFVDKETNFIIYSDLYDQNEELWKTVMQSIRTSTRPNPKVAYEYKEPRMFIYAFSVIDMQLMHGTRAAIPGIAFPDEAGWYIDIGFDKPQSATEDWFKVSSLIEAGR from the coding sequence ATGATAAAAGCAGCGCTGTGCGTTCTCGCGACACTATTCTCGATCACGCCGGCGCTCGCTGCCGATGTTGCACCGGGCCAGACGATCACCAAGGACACAGCCGATACCGTCAAGGATTTCGTCTCGCCCGGTGTCCTCTGGTCCGTGCACAACGGCATGGACCTCAAGATCGTTCCCTACGAGAAGATTCCCATTCCGGTCGACTACCAGAAGGCGACCGAAAAATACTCGGCACAGGTCAAGCTCGACGACCGCAATGCAGTGGTCGACTGGGTGGCCGGCAAACCGTTTCCGACGATCTCGAACGACGACCCCAAGGCCGCCGTCAAGATCATGTACGATTTCCTCAACACCCATTACTTCACCGATGACCTCAACCTGCACCTGGTCGACGCCGACACCGGCTCGCTCTACATCGACGCCAACGGCAACCGCAAGTACGAGGTCGAGCGGCATTTCGTCGCGGACTGGCTGCGCATCCTTCCGTACACCGGACGCATCCATCACGAGCCGATCCCGGCGTTCCCGAAGAACGGGGACCAGGCGTTCCGCAAATCGGGCCTCTATCCGCTGATCGAGCCGTTCGATTTGAAGGGCGTCGGCGGCATCAGCATCCGCTACCTCGACCTGCTCCGGCAGGACGACACGTGGCTGTACCTGCCTTCGCTCCGTCGCGTGCGGCGCCTGTCGAGCGCGCAGCGCAGCGACGCGCTCTTCGGCCAGGACATCGACGTCGACTCGTACGGCGGCTATGCCGGCCAGATCCCGTGGTTCGAATGGAAGCTCATCGGTGAGAAGCCGATGCTCGCGTCGCTGCACGGCACGCGGCTGCCACCGGAGCCCTGCAAGAAAGACGGCGGAATGACGTTCTGCGAGAACTGGGAGATGCGGCCGTCGGTGTGGATCATCGAAGGCAAGCCCAAGGTAGCCGGCTACGCGTACTCGAAGCGCATCATCTTCGTCGACAAGGAAACCAACTTCATCATCTACTCGGACCTGTACGACCAGAACGAAGAGCTCTGGAAGACGGTGATGCAGAGCATCCGCACGTCGACGCGGCCGAACCCGAAGGTCGCATACGAGTACAAGGAGCCGCGCATGTTCATCTACGCGTTCAGCGTGATCGACATGCAGCTCATGCACGGCACGCGCGCGGCAATTCCCGGAATCGCATTTCCGGATGAAGCCGGCTGGTACATCGACATCGGCTTCGACAAGCCGCAGTCGGCAACCGAAGACTGGTTCAAGGTGTCGAGCCTGATCGAAGCCGGGCGCTGA
- a CDS encoding AI-2E family transporter yields the protein MHRRDAFATPFLIVVLIGLVALVGALVLPYATPIAWACVLAAVFYPVYRVLLRLMPGKPSLAATVLTLAVLGLAVVPALLLTGVVAREAISAYHGAAEFISQNRVKMLDDVSHHWLVEPVWRWVSDHLAGSEVDPTSLGLSGLRWMSEYAAANAAQVAKNVLAFVIGIGILTFTMFFAFRDGAAFMAYLEESLPMDARDRRRLFARLQNTLLAVVQGMATTALLQAIFIGVAFWILSIPFALLLSVICFAFAFLPVGGSALVWFPITVGLYIGGEYFRATALLIWGGLVVSSIDNFVKPLVIGGQANLPTPLLFFGILGGLQLFGFVGVFAGPAVVAAFLSIVAIYRERLLELPEGLDTGE from the coding sequence ATGCACCGCCGGGATGCGTTCGCCACGCCGTTTCTGATCGTCGTGCTGATCGGGCTCGTTGCCCTGGTCGGCGCGCTCGTCCTGCCGTACGCGACGCCGATCGCCTGGGCCTGCGTGCTCGCGGCCGTGTTCTACCCGGTCTACCGGGTCCTGCTGCGGCTGATGCCTGGCAAACCGAGCCTGGCGGCAACGGTGCTGACATTGGCGGTGCTGGGGCTGGCCGTGGTCCCTGCCCTCCTCCTGACCGGGGTCGTCGCGCGCGAAGCAATCTCGGCCTACCACGGCGCTGCCGAGTTCATCTCGCAGAACCGGGTCAAGATGCTCGACGACGTCAGCCACCACTGGCTGGTCGAGCCGGTCTGGCGCTGGGTGAGCGACCATCTGGCGGGAAGTGAGGTCGATCCCACGTCGCTCGGCCTTTCGGGCCTTCGCTGGATGAGCGAATACGCGGCGGCCAACGCCGCGCAGGTGGCCAAGAACGTCCTCGCGTTCGTGATCGGGATCGGAATCCTGACGTTTACGATGTTCTTCGCGTTCCGCGACGGCGCTGCGTTCATGGCGTATCTCGAGGAATCGCTGCCGATGGATGCGCGCGACCGGCGGCGGCTGTTCGCGCGCCTCCAGAACACTCTGCTGGCCGTCGTGCAGGGCATGGCGACGACCGCGCTTCTTCAGGCGATCTTCATCGGCGTCGCGTTCTGGATCCTTTCGATCCCGTTCGCGCTGCTGCTGTCGGTGATCTGCTTCGCGTTTGCGTTCCTGCCGGTCGGCGGCTCGGCACTGGTGTGGTTTCCGATCACCGTCGGGCTCTACATCGGCGGGGAATACTTCCGCGCGACGGCGCTGTTGATCTGGGGAGGCCTCGTCGTCTCGTCGATCGACAACTTCGTGAAGCCGCTCGTCATCGGCGGGCAGGCGAACCTGCCGACGCCGCTTCTGTTCTTCGGGATCCTCGGCGGACTGCAGCTGTTCGGGTTCGTCGGCGTGTTCGCGGGGCCCGCGGTCGTCGCGGCGTTCCTGTCGATCGTGGCGATCTATCGCGAGCGGCTGCTCGAGCTGCCGGAGGGTCTCGATACTGGAGAGTAG
- the thrS gene encoding threonine--tRNA ligase, which produces MSKEITVSLTGGGVRTIPAGTPARELLSGKLAKLAIGVLIDGHPRDLSAVLSDDCWIAPILPDSEEGLDLIRHSSAHLLAHAVKRLFPEAQVTIGPVIADGFFYDFKFDRGFAPEDLERIEAEMAKIVSENIPVTREEMPRDEATAFFRSMGEEFKAEIIAGLTDSNVGLYRQGDFIDLCRGPHVPETGRLGAFKLLSVAGAYWRGDEKNPMLQRIYGTAWADRKALEQHLARLEEAKRRDHRKLGKQLGLFSFHKEAPGSPFFHPDGALVYNLLVEYIRGLYRQYDYSEVITPQVLDVDLWHRSGHYENYRENMYFTSVEEREFAVKPMNCPTHCLMYGEDLHSYRELPIRFADFGRLHRFERSGVVHGLTRVRTFCQDDAHIFCAPEQIQAEIRSVIEMIRHMNSTFGFSETRVYLSTRPEKSIGSDEMWKLAEDSLREVLASESVEYKLNAGDGAFYGPKIDFCVLDAVGREWQLSTVQLDFSLPERFELSYIDTDGKAKRPVMIHRAVLGSLERFLGILIEHTAGALPLWLAPCQVLLVTVTDRQNEFAAEVTATLKRAGIRARSDLRNEKLGFKIREAQAARIPVVAVVGDKEVAGGTVAPRLRGGEQVDPMTVEEFTGWLRERSRSGVGGVP; this is translated from the coding sequence ATGTCGAAAGAGATCACCGTCAGCCTGACCGGCGGCGGCGTTCGAACCATCCCGGCGGGAACTCCCGCCCGTGAGCTGCTGAGCGGAAAACTCGCCAAGCTCGCGATCGGGGTGCTGATCGACGGCCACCCCCGCGACCTCTCCGCAGTCCTTTCCGACGACTGCTGGATCGCTCCGATCCTTCCCGACAGCGAGGAAGGTCTCGACCTGATCCGCCATTCCTCCGCGCATCTTCTCGCGCACGCCGTAAAGCGGCTGTTTCCCGAAGCCCAGGTCACCATCGGTCCGGTCATCGCCGACGGCTTCTTCTACGATTTCAAGTTCGATCGCGGCTTCGCACCCGAGGATCTCGAGCGCATCGAAGCCGAGATGGCGAAGATCGTCTCCGAGAACATTCCGGTCACGCGCGAAGAGATGCCTCGCGACGAAGCGACCGCGTTCTTCCGCTCGATGGGAGAGGAGTTCAAGGCCGAGATCATTGCGGGCCTCACCGATTCGAACGTCGGGCTCTATCGCCAGGGCGATTTCATCGACCTCTGCCGCGGGCCGCACGTGCCCGAGACCGGGCGCCTCGGCGCATTCAAGCTTCTCAGCGTTGCCGGCGCGTACTGGCGTGGCGACGAAAAGAATCCGATGCTCCAGCGCATCTACGGCACCGCGTGGGCCGATCGCAAGGCGCTCGAGCAGCATCTTGCGCGGCTTGAGGAAGCCAAGCGCCGCGACCACCGGAAGCTCGGCAAGCAGCTCGGCCTGTTCAGCTTCCACAAGGAAGCGCCCGGGAGCCCGTTCTTCCATCCGGACGGCGCGCTCGTCTACAACCTGCTGGTCGAATACATCCGCGGGCTCTATCGCCAGTACGACTACAGCGAAGTCATCACGCCGCAGGTGCTCGACGTCGACCTCTGGCACCGCTCGGGCCACTACGAGAATTACCGCGAGAACATGTACTTCACGTCGGTCGAAGAGCGCGAGTTCGCGGTCAAGCCGATGAACTGCCCGACCCACTGCCTGATGTACGGCGAAGACCTGCACTCGTACCGCGAGCTGCCGATCCGTTTTGCCGACTTCGGCCGGCTGCACCGCTTCGAGCGCTCCGGCGTCGTGCACGGCCTTACGCGCGTGCGCACCTTCTGCCAGGACGACGCGCACATCTTCTGCGCGCCCGAGCAGATCCAGGCCGAGATCCGCTCGGTCATCGAAATGATCCGCCACATGAACTCGACATTCGGGTTCAGCGAAACCCGCGTCTACCTTTCGACGAGGCCCGAAAAGTCGATCGGCTCCGACGAGATGTGGAAGCTTGCGGAAGATTCCTTGCGCGAAGTGCTCGCGTCCGAGTCCGTCGAATACAAGCTGAACGCCGGCGATGGCGCGTTCTACGGGCCGAAGATCGACTTCTGCGTGCTCGACGCCGTCGGCCGCGAATGGCAGCTCTCGACCGTGCAGCTCGACTTCTCGCTGCCGGAGCGGTTCGAGCTCAGCTACATCGACACCGACGGCAAGGCCAAGCGCCCCGTGATGATCCATCGCGCGGTGCTCGGCTCGCTCGAGCGCTTCCTCGGAATCCTCATCGAGCATACCGCCGGCGCGCTGCCACTGTGGCTTGCGCCGTGCCAGGTGCTGCTCGTGACCGTCACCGACCGGCAGAACGAGTTCGCCGCCGAAGTGACCGCGACACTTAAACGCGCGGGCATTCGCGCGCGCTCGGATCTCCGCAACGAAAAGCTCGGCTTCAAGATTCGCGAAGCCCAGGCCGCCAGGATCCCGGTGGTCGCCGTCGTCGGCGACAAGGAAGTTGCCGGCGGCACCGTAGCCCCGCGCCTTCGCGGCGGGGAACAGGTCGACCCAATGACAGTAGAAGAATTCACCGGATGGCTGCGTGAGCGCAGCCGGTCTGGTGTTGGAGGTGTGCCATAG